In Papaver somniferum cultivar HN1 unplaced genomic scaffold, ASM357369v1 unplaced-scaffold_117, whole genome shotgun sequence, the DNA window TTATTCAACGATCGACCTAATAAGGCCGAAATATATTTTTAACTCAAGTCTAATAGCTTTGATAAGcccaatatgtgtttggtgccaACGATTATCAAACAACAATCACTAATGTTAGTACCAAGTGACTTTACCACTATATTGCAATGATTTTGTTGATTTATAATAATTTTGTAATCTAGCAAATGCTATCAGGATAAATTTGGAGAGCTAATCAAATGAAAAATAATACTTTAATGGGTATAAGGTAATATATGGTAAAAATTCACACTAGCTTACACTATTAATCGATTACATAACTATTCTCTAAATGAAGTTTTTCATTGTCAAGTCTTTTAACTGTTCGCAAGCTTTAATTTATATTTGGGGAAAAAGTTGACTAGGCGGTTTTACATTTATTTTCTTTGGGTCCCTCAAAAATTTAGTTTTAGGATTGTCAGTTATTCTGCCTTAGACATAGGACGACTTTGCCGGAATCATGTCATCACTCAATAGCTTTTATAGTGACATAGCGCCGAccatatcaattttttttatgtaagaACGATTATTTTTAGGcatcatggtttttttttgggccatgattttattttgggtaagacattataAGTAAATCTAGAtcatcccttatctagatatttgtattaatacctaaattaccctcctcattaattttgggtaatgattagttagtgttaataatagttagtgtaatgattaatgagatgattaagttaaatataattagtgagattaaaaaatcagatgttttttttttaaaaaagtagAATTATTGATAGAGTAAAGTTagggaagatgaagaaggaaaacatgaaaaacgatggattttaccaaccacaaccggaggaagagtatttgggtacccatgtatgtttcaaacttagataatgttggttgaattggtccaaatattcataaaactgtaaatttttataaaaatttcctGCTAGGTTTAGGTAGTTCGGTTATTaagtgtgaagaacaggtaaTCGAACAcgtagttcggttaataaatgtcaagaacatataaccgaacacagagttcggtttctttcttcaaacacgtaggtagccgaactttagtaataagatttacagaggtatgttcggttggttcgcaaacttcaacgcaaccgcactgcaggttaaaagtaacctagtgttagaaattcggttggttcgcaaacttcaacatattttgcgaatcaaccgaactgagcttatatatgcatatatgcaattaggaaaacgttcggttactacgaaatctatttcttggcgaattaggtagagttcggttacgaagttttaacagttttgttttttttgtaccCAGGGTACAGTTCGGTTAAAGTAAAAACTTCACAATTTTTGCGATCCAACCGAACTGCACTTGCAAATGCATATATGGAATCATCccacagttcggttactttgaaacttattcgtgataaccgaacgttttgcgacgtaaccgaactaaaagttcggccgAGACATTTTTTTTGCGACAAAACCAAACCTTTCTCtgaaaaaaccctccattaaacccctccgcaacttccattttcaactcattttgataattacttctcattttttcaaccaaaaacgaatgacaagtaatgggtttgtgagaatatctttgttaatgatttacattaagctatatatacatatagaggtggtggtggttggtggtgatggtaatcggaggtggtggtggtaatcggtagctggtggtggtgataatcgaaggtggtggtggtagtaatcggcggtggtggtgggaggaggtggtggtggtaatcggtggttggtggtggtgataatcggaggtggtggttctatctatattataaaaagaagtgatgtCTGTCTTGGGTATAGACGGCCATTGATTTCGGCGATCCGGCGGCTAAGATAGATAGTTGGTGAGGTTTCTATCCGTCCATCCATTACTGACATATAAATTTGAGAGATACTTACGTCCGTCGGTTCATGAGATGATCTTAATTATTTTGGACGGTAGGGATTATATCACGACCCGACCTGAAAAGACCTAAACACGTCTAGCCTTGATTACTAATCTGCGAAACATAGGTTTATTACGCCAACGTTTAAGATTCCTAATTTAATTAGATTTCCTATCTTACAGGGGAGTATTGGATTAAGATTTacatggatatttaacaatcctaaaaactcctaggtattcaattaggatatgtaaggaatcattaaatattcatggtattcaattaggattttttagattccacaaatatcTTAAGCATTCAATTTATTTAAGATATCTTAGGATAGTTAAGGGACAAGATATATATAGATTCTTATGGATACTTGCAGGCAAAATATGTATATTATATAttatctcatatcaatcttaACCCAAACTAcaagagtttcatggattcttatggacaAATTTTGTTTTATCACAACATGCTatgtttttccaccaccaccattacaaacCACCACataccaccaaccaccaccagcacaaccaccaccatcgaccACTGCTGTCACCACCAACCATCACTGCCACACAcaaaccaccaccgccgccaccagcaACCATTACCGCCACCACCACACCAtacacaccaaccaccaccgcccaccaccacctcaacttttggaattttttttaaaggaaTCATCATGATCTTGGTTTTTTCAAATATATTACTAATTGgtaatatattttaatttttaaaaatgTAACCACTCTCCCAAGAAAATTCATTAAAATCCAGAATCATATATTTATAAGAATTTTAAAAATTCTTTaagaaacattataaatccaCTAGATTCGGGTAAAATTAGTATCCAATTTTATCTAGAAAAATCTTGATCCAATTCCAATACACCCCTGTTAGATTTCATCTTAAAATTGCCCTGACACAGGATTGTTCTTTTCTAAGGCAAGTACATAAACAATCTCTTCTAATGATTTGACGGATAGCATGGATTGTGGTGGCTCAGTTCTTTTCTCAACTGTTTGATTAATGAGTAAGTCAGGACACGAAAAGTTAAGAGTTAAGAGAAAGAGATGTCTCTCGCTCTCACGCTACTTGGGAAGTCATGGAATCTTCTTTGCTTCTCTCCACCACCACTGTGTCGTTGTTTTCGTCGAATTCTTCGTGCATCATCATcgttattatcatcatcatcatcaaacttcaacatattttgcgaatcaaccgactAGAAATTACATTTGATTCTAAATTTTCCAATCTACGGTCGAGCCTATGACCACGTCTGTTATAACCCGACCAACTGCGATCCAATCATTACAATCTGATTATGTGTGAGGATACTAACTAAAAAAATATTACGAACCTCATCTGTAATTTTTCATTTCAACCCGGCCGATTTGAACTGGTCATCGATTTGATACACCGTTAATAAAAAAGggctaaaataaataaaaaaaatccttgaaACGAACCATATGCAACAAAAAATAACTAAAGAGGTTGAGCCCCGAACGTAGGCCAGGGTGATACCTGGTATATATAAATAGGTGGTTATtaagttggttttaaattaaattaggttaggaTAGATTAGTCATTTTAATCTTTAGGACACcctttataactatagggaaggtggcctaataaaaccatggtcccctcaaaaaaagaaACCATGGTCCATAAAAAACAAGGATGAATTGGGAGCCAtggaaaataattaggggcctcatCCAATTTATACCCACCCCATAAAAGATAGAGGGCTTCCAAAATATTGGTGAAAATACCAATTTATCCTTCTCTAATAACTACCCTAAAAATCTCATTAACCACTAACCTCGACCCccaatcttcatttcaatcaaaacttcttctcctcccattcttcttctcctccgctcCCTCCCTCCCACTGTCtcccattccattaacgacttctgagaaaaaaaaaaatctcaccgattcatcgtcgtaagtgaactaaaaccccctaatctaagttgggtttgtgtttaatttgatttgttgattggaaaattaggttttcaacttccaaattgcagttacagttccagggtcgttaaccacggttttttattgcttaacgatttttgatatgcatattgaattgatgaaaaatcgttaaccactagggtgtagtagataacgaccctaaaGCTGGTTTTATTCCATAGAATAATGTCGTCCAGGAATTTCTAAATCGTAAACGATTCTTCTCGACGACCCTTTTTAAATACGAACGACTCTGTCTTATGCAGAACCACCTCTCTGTCCCAAATAGTGATAGggtcgttgggttctaaacatattaagttaacgactctgtGTGACCTAACTAGCTCGAGTCGTCAATCATATCACACTTggctgacgatttttcataacctgcaacttttgcagggTTGAGTCGTCAAAGGTCGTGTCAAGTAAATGACGACTTcttagagtcgttcgtttattacTCTCTCAacttaacgaccctcactctgagtagttgcatagtgtacatgaatcgaccacttggagcatcattcatacaatttgaagaatataggaagtttacctgattgttttgatcttcgggttcttcattttgaggattggttccttcagtTTGAGCAATAGGATTCCTCCAttggaatcactcatttcaaataaccctaaattttccccccaaaactcaatttcttcctctccacaacacaaaaacacaatttttcttttatcaaaattttatccctaaatctaattttaatctaactaaactaattaacaattaattaacactaatgatttggaggtagtttagccattttaaAAAGAGTGCGATAAAAGATAATTTCCAATTACCATTTCATGATCTTTTTTTGTCCTGTAGTTAGGGTCTCCAATTATTTTTCCAAGGCCCCCAACTCAGCCTTGATAAAAAATCGTTCTTATGTAAACCTCCAGGTTAGATCGCGGCTGGACAGAAACTAATCCTCACATATATTCAAACGGGCCCATAACAAGTGGCCCTTGCTAATCTAGTGGAGGCCAACCCAGAGGATGGTTTTTGCCTCGTTCATTTTAGGCTGTCTTCAAAGAATCACTGCCACCCTAAAGAACAAATGTCGGAATAACCTACTTGCCCGGAGACTTGCTTTAGACTTGTCTCACATGGTTAAAGTCAAAGAGGTCAGGCTCAGAGCTGAGGTTCAACTACATAGTTTTCTCTTTCTCTGTAAATCTTAGGTGGTAGCCCGAATCCAAAAGAGAGGGCTATTCAACAACAGCCAGTCTCTCATCTCCAACTTCCAGTCTCCTTTTCTCTCCGTAGTTAAAAGTTCAGAAAACTTGCTAACATTCTCCACTCAAAAATCAGAAAAAGCAAACGAAAACATGGTTTCCTCAGCAGATCTATACAATCAACTAAAGGTCTGATTCACACTATATCTAATCAATCAACTCCATCTGAATTCGCTCTTGGATCCATAGATTTTAGCTTTTTCCTTGATTTCTATTTCAATTCTGATTTCTATGTCATAATTGAATACAATGTGATTTAACTAAAGATGGGTGTTCTTTGTTTATGATTTTTCAGTCTGCTGAACCCTTTTTTGTATTAGCTGGGCCAAATGTGATTGAATCTGAAGAGCATATTTTTAAAATGGCTAAACATATCAAACACATTACCGACAAGTAAATGTTTTTCTGCTCTTGTTTGCGTTATTTCTTGCTATAATATGGTTGAATTGTGTGCAATGAAAATTGGGTTTAGTCTCTATTCTCTTATTGGTtatcaaaattttaattttttactaATGCGTGAATTTTCGGGAATTGGGTTGTTTAATTAGAGTTGGCGTGCCGCTTGTGTTTAAGTCGAGTTTCGATAAAGCTAATAGAACGTCGTCTAAATCGTTTCGTGGTCCTGGTTTGGAGGAAGGCTTGAAGGTGAGTAGCATTGAACACTCCTTTAATGGTTAATGAGATTTTGTTTTGTTGACATTCGATACATCCGGGTAATTAGAcgaaattgattcttcctttgTATACTAGTTTGGAATTTCTCACCTTTAAGCAGTAGAGTTAATGATGTGCACTGGATAACTATAAAAGCTGCCTAAATTAAGACTTCCAAGAATATGTAGCTCTTACTAACATCGAAGTAGTTTTATGTTTAGCCCCCCTATGTACACTGGTTAGGATGTGTCATGTTTACCCCATCGAATGAATTGTGTGACACGGACGTAACATTATCATTCTCTATTATATCAAGTTGAACTTGAATATGATAACTTAAGCCTCTTCTTGTATCCAACTACTATATGTTTGTTCGTTTGAGATTTTGTTTATCATGTGTGCTTCTTAATAGACAATATATTGTCAGAATATTTAGTTACCTTTCTGTTATTTAGTTACCTTTCTGTTCTGGGAGAATATTGGATTTGCATTGACTTCTCCCAGATTTCCTGTAATATACAAAACTCTACTTATAtgagtttatggaagaagaaacaGGAGCATTGATTACCAAAACTCTGACACTTCTTAATCTCTGATGGTTCAAAGTTCTCATAAAATTCGTGCCAGTCCTCTCTATTTTCATTTTGTCAGGACTCAACTTTGTATACCATTGTTTGCAAATGCAGATTCTTGAAAAAGTTAAACTTGCCTATGACTTACCTATGGTTACCGATGTGCATGAGAGTTGGCAGGTAAATTTGTGGTTTCCTCTAGTAACTTGGGTTCTTCGATTTTTGCCTTAAAGGTTAGCCTGGATTTCATGTCACTTCGCCTGTAATCATTTAGGAGGTTTTAATGAAGTTAATGTCATGCAGTGTGAAGCTGTTGGTAAGGTTGCTGATATTATCCAGATTCCTGCTTTCCTATGCCGTCAGGTTTGTATCCTTTGTCATATTTCTCACTGAATATTCTTTCAGTCACTCAGCAAAGGCTTGCTTTGAATATGAAATTCTTAATATGGATTAGCGTGCTACCTGACTTCTAATTCATGTGGACTTCTTTTTATTGTGACAGACAGACCTTCTAGTTGCAGCTGCAAAGACTGGAAAAATTATCAACATTAAGAAAGGCCAAATGTGTTCTTCTTCTGTAAGTGTCGCATCAAATGCCTTTCCTTTTCCGCTCAAAGATTTTTTTGTATCTTTCTTCAATACTCAGCATATGGATTTATGGTTTCGAAGTGCTAATATATTTAAGGGTTACTATCTTTCatggtgttcttgatctagttgAAGTTTTACATATAGCGTGAATTCTATATAACATGTATTGCTTCTTTGACAGGTTATGGCAAATTCTGCAGAAAAGGTTCGGTTGGCTGGTAACCCCAATGTGATGGTCTGTGAGCGAGGCACCATGTTTGGTTATAGTAAGTTAATTagcatttgttttgttttgttttgtgcaAAAGTTGCATCATTGTGAGATCTTTGTTCAGGCACAAAACTGCATGGTTTGAGAGTACAATTATGTTTCCTTCCTTTAGTATCAGCATAACTGAATTTATAATTGGTTTCTAGATGATTTAGTTGTTGATCCCCGCAACTTGGAGTGGATGCGAGAAGCAAATTGTCCCATTGTAAGTACAGTACTAATTTTGCCTTTTATTCTCTTCCCTGTACTGTGTGTTTAATAGGTTTCAGAGGTGGTATATCCTAAGATTGATCGAGTGTTCTCCACATCCTTATTGATAGTTCCATAGTATATGATTGTTATTTACCTCATTGCAGGTAGCAGATATTACGCATTCATTGCAACAACCTGCAGGAAAGAAGGTCAGGCATtttatgaatgcaattttttttaattgagtTTAGGGATACAAATTATTGGAATATTCAGTCACTGAGGTGACAGAGGTGGTTAGTTAGCATTTGCAAGACTAAATCGtacatgattatgtaatctagCTAGTGACCTCTGACTAGGAAAACTAAAACTTATCTAGCTAGAATACACAGTTACTAGCTAGctagattacataatcatgtaCGACCTATTCTTGCAAATGCTATCTAACAACCTTTGTCACCTCTGTGACTAAATATATCAATAGAAATTGTTCACTTTTGATCTGAAAGGTATTGCATTTATAactttttttataataatatagTGCACTAGATGGAATCTGTCGTTCTATATTGTTTGGGTTCTTTAGTAACATATATATGACTGAATTTCCTAATTAGTTGGAGGGTGGAGGAGTTGCAAGTGGAGGACTTCGCGAATTAATACCATGTATAGCAAGGACTTCAGTTGCTGTGGGGGTGGATGGTATCTTTATGGAGGTATATACTTGAAACCATTATACTTTACATTTTCAAATTTGGTTTATTTTGGTATCTCTATGTTTATTTCCCTTTGCATGTTAATGTCTGGTTAGTTAAGTCATAACTTCTAATATAAATTGCCATTGGAGGTAACATGAGCCGCAGAAAAGGATACATGATTTTCTTTGTTTCCTTTAAACATGCATCTCACTGTTCTTCCTTGATTTACTTCATGTTCTTGTAGACTGTAGAGGGTTTCTTGATCCGTCTTTCTTCTTTGCACCATTGTAGCTaatatgtttttccttgatttacTTCATGTTCTTGTAGACTAAAGAGGGTTTCTTGTTCCGTCTTTCTTCTTTGCACCATTGTAGCTGATATGCTATTTTTTTGACCGATTAGGTGCATGACGATCCCCAAAGTGCACCTGTTGATGGTCCAACGCAGTGGGTGAGTTTCGTTTGGTCAAATTCTTTTAGGAAAAATCTAGTTCTCGGTACTTCAGTTCTTA includes these proteins:
- the LOC113330018 gene encoding 2-dehydro-3-deoxyphosphooctonate aldolase 1-like, which encodes MVSSADLYNQLKSAEPFFVLAGPNVIESEEHIFKMAKHIKHITDKVGVPLVFKSSFDKANRTSSKSFRGPGLEEGLKILEKVKLAYDLPMVTDVHESWQCEAVGKVADIIQIPAFLCRQTDLLVAAAKTGKIINIKKGQMCSSSVMANSAEKVRLAGNPNVMVCERGTMFGYNDLVVDPRNLEWMREANCPIVADITHSLQQPAGKKLEGGGVASGGLRELIPCIARTSVAVGVDGIFMEVHDDPQSAPVDGPTQWPLRNLEELLQELVAIARVSKGKQQFKIDLTPFRED